The nucleotide window ATGTTATTTATGTTATTCAAAGAATATCTTTTATCTCTAAAACTTTCGTAATTTGACTTTTATcccttaaaaattatcattttgtgaGTTAAAtcgttataaaatttaatttttttagtctttaattatttgtttatgttattttagTAATTGATTTTTGGAATCTCTAAGATCTTCACCCACTTCCACTTTCATCTCATGAACATTATTGCATAGTatagtttaaattattattagggGTTAGTGACAACGGTGGAATTAAAACCACTTGACCTGTTTAACAACAAATGAATATAAATCCAAATTGAGAGTCGAAACTTCTAATGCATGTTCTCTTACACCTTTTAGTAACTAATGAAGTTTTAACACTTAACTCTAATTAAACAATCTTTACAAATTCTATTAATATATATCAAGGGAAAGATTTAAGATTTCTTTGGTATTGATGTATTCCAAACCTTTGATATTCATTCACTATTGCACTATGTCAATTACAAGGCAAAGTTAGGAAAAATTTTCCCTTTTTGGTAGAGTTTTTGGGGTGAGGTATCTCAAAGCAatcgaaatatatatatatatatatatatatatatatatatatatatatatatatatatatatatatatatatatatatatatatatatatatgtggcatcctttgatttgttttgtcattttgttaTTGATAGGATGCAATAGTAAAAATTCTCAAGCTAAGCTTGGAGACTAAATGTTTTACTATTCTATCCTTGAGGTTTTTGAATGTTGAGTGCAAAAGGGTATATCCAAACATGTAAAAACAAATGTGCCATAGATGTGTTTGAACGATATTTTATGATGTTAATAAGGTGAATGTATAAGTAAATTAAGTgattagagattaaaaaaactaaaataagataatggaaaattaagggaaaaaatagaaagtattatgaagagactaaaattagaaagtggttagagattaaaataaaaatatgaaactttttataatgataaaaaatattcttaaagtCATACAAATAGTACTTGACATATGACACATTTGGGGGACTATGACACATTTGTGGGACTATCACGTGACATTTGCACACACAATAGTCATATGATATGATGTTACATAAAAATTATCCATAGAAAATTTGatagaaatatataattaataatgattttaattaaatatgtatcttaaatttttaattatcataatttttaaaagttcttattataataaattaaaatgccaATCTAGTAatataagttataatatttgtcaatatttttatttatgctcaaccatttaattaaaaatttagaaaatatattttatcatttaattaaaaatattatgaaaataaatgtacagtaaattgttttatatttggTTAAAAATAATGTGCACAACTACAGATGACATAAAAAATTCATACCAACAGATATTTGCGGataataaatactaaataaGCATTTTTTTAGTGAGTATTCATGGATAACGAGTATAATCGTACATATATATTCACTATCAGTTTGTTAATgaacatgaaagaaaatatgatGGTACACGTACTTACAGATACATATTTTCAGttgatattaaaatacttaaatatttttttaccttaaatacgtaaatattctttataaatattttttatttttacttatattttggagtataattttaattaaacttatattttagtgtatttttatttgagtttatattttagagaataatttttagataattttatttggagttcacaaaatttatttatttacaattattcATGAGTATTTTTAATTGTGTAGATGGTAGAATATTTGAATAACTTTagttataaaaagtaaaattatttttcaagaaaatattaaaataaacaaaaattacaatagaaatgtttcttaaaaaatattttaaaaatattttttatttttgaaaaaaatatctatgTATACCCGTGGATATTTCCATGTATTAACAAAATTCACAGATATCTGCTTCTTAACGGGTATTGTGCGAATAACGAGCAAGCACATAGCGAGTATTTATCCTACTAAGACGATAAAGGATCACCCCACCCATTGTCAACCCTATGCATAATCTCAAATgcattattttagaaaaaaaatcaacaagacacttataatataaaattatatatatatatatatatatatatatatattcataattatcttatatattttttacatatatacatatatataaaatttgaaagtaattaataaatatattataaaaaatataataatataagaaaattataaaccTAACATCCACCCATGCAGGGCACGAAATATTACGCCAGTATACATGAATGACAAATGTTATATGTGACTTTAAAGTTTAAGTATATCGCTTAATTATTTTGGCCCCTCAAGATATTTAGTCAAACTCCGCCATGACACTTAATTAATGACTTCAACTTATTTGAAGGACTCAAAATGCTAAACACAAATAAATGGGAgactaaaaatttgaaaaataaaatatgaaaactaaaattttgaatttgaaattttgtaggaacaataaacatttattcctttttattttgtatcaAGTTTGTCCTTTTGTCAACTTCTAGTATAACTTTATTAGAATTTTGTCAAAATCTGCCATCAAAGAGAATTTCAAGCTTTGAAAACTGtcatttgaatataaaaatattttatatttttatttttatttacaaaaatgttacttgtttatattttgtttcatgattttaaaaacattcaaagaaataataaaactgttttttctattatattttgttttcattatatattttcactaattcatatgtaaaatttcaaaagtataaaataaaataaaaatagagtatttttttataattaaaagtgaaaacagaaaataaaaataacaaaaaaaaatgctttttgaAACAAGTTAGTTAATTTTTCGTGTTATCCAACAcccaaaatcttatattttgtaTGCCAAAACTCGTATATattcttatataattatatatatttttggtaaagaacaaaaacacacacaaattattaacattttttttggggTGAACCATAATATTCTTTTGTAAGACTTAAAGATTAATCCGTCAAGATATAAAGATTCATTTAAGAGATTCATTTCTTTCaatagatgttttttttttgtagctaTAAAGAAGGGATCGAACCTCTAACCACATATTTAAGGGATAAAAGTTAGCAACATTTTGGTTTAACAAGTAAAAGCTCGTGTTTGTTTCGATTAAGTTGAGTCACTAGAGCAGAAACATTTAAGAAACATATCTAACGATATTGTTTCACAAATCAAAACTAAGAAATCAatctaattttcaaaattggATTTTTGGAAATCTTTGAGTttagaacaataaaaaataaataatttttttccttcattgaGTCAATGCTATTTTAATGTTaaagtatttcttttatcaagGAATATAATACTTTGTTtgatttataaagaaaaaaagatagatGAAAAAAGTGGGAAAAAGATAATAGgaatagaaagtaaaataattgttttataatcatttgacgtgatagaaaatgaaaataataataaaaatagttttacttataaaatgacaaaaaaatatttgaacaaaaattaactaaattaattaggGTATGCTTTGTTAATTGTAAACCAAATGGGAgaagatatattaaaaagtgtaccttctcttctcatttattttctGGTGAGTTTTAGCGCTGTCAAACTGACGGTAATATATATTTGgtggaaaaaaaattgggagaatgatcagagataaaaataatttgattgtttgatgaaaaataattagagtggaaataaatttaaaatttgtgatattcactttattattttttttatctatttttattcatctttttatttctttcctttcattttctctattttttaattcaaatatctttcatgtttactttgtttttctctaaatttttatttatccattttatttctattcatCCTATTTTTCCTTGTCTCTGTCGCTACCAAACAGGCATAAGTGAGGTTTTAAAGTTTAAGGTTAACATTTTCAAAGCTCCAGATCCTGTCACGTGCTTCCTTAAAGGAGATTATCTTTacaaaaaagattgaaagagtAGACAACATTTTTGGATGTAAGATTAGGCAGGTCCCACCTCGGCTTTTTATGTTAAAAGGTAAACCCTGGATTAAGGAGGTCTCATCAGTTTACTAATGTTGGGTTTAGTTGATGGGGAAAAAGAGAAATGCAGAAGAAATTATACGAGCCTTAtggcttttatattttttatatttcattttaatttaaatattatttttttaattattttatttaattatttttattctctcaaTCAAATACAACATAAATGATGAACTTGAGCacctcttttttattaaaaaaaatcatcttaaatgaTGTAGTCATAGCTCGAAGGAATTAATCTCTACTTGGAgaataattttgatataatttaaaagaaacaatTTAATGTTTTGACTctataaaaaaagagtttgaaATAGTCATTGATGATGCATGTGGATATGGTAAGATTTAAAAGTCAAAGGatctaattaaatataaaagaagttaAAAGACCACTtcaaaatctaaattaaaaatagaagataaaaatactatttttctcctattatattattttatcaatagttactttttatttctctcctttTATTTACACCGTGTACACCTCAAGCATCTAAAATCAATGTCGATTATTCATATTAAAAAcaatgatgaaataaaattagtgagcataaaataaataaaaaataaatattatatattgaaaatgtaatttttttaaatatattttcaacttATAAAACTTTGTTTAGTAAATTACACTCATCATTCTTGATCTTTTATGAAATTACACAAAATCTtcttatttttgtaatatttatagTAACATTTCTTATAAGTAAACATGATATAATACTTTTCAAACAATGAGAATTAAcgtaagattaaaaaaaattgatgatgaaaataatattttatgaaattttatgataattatattaaaagtcttctatttttttatttacttacgtgtaaaagtttttatttatttatagactaTTAATATCTTGCACCAAAGATAGACTTGGTCGAGTAAGACCATGAAATATTTTTCAGAGCTTTTACAGTACCATTCATCCAATAATgattatatatgaaataaatttgttattttttatattaaatacttaaaaatcatattaatacttCTTATATTTCAGAATATAtgatatttaacattttttaataagtattaaggaatataatttattgaattttaaagaaaatattagataacttcttaatatattttttatttctctaattaattattcattactTGTATTATGTATTTATTAAGGGTATCATTAGGAAAAACTATTTAATATAGTGTACAAcgtatattttgaaataattttttttataaaacatcaTATATCCTGAAACAGaacaagtattattttttttaattgactgtataatttttttaataatttttttcttaaaaatgctTTAGTTATCCTCAATtccttttacaaaaataaataatttctttcaaaaattgttattatagtTTAGGAAGGCAAACCAACCTGCATGACGAGGACGTTGGGGAACTTAGCTTTGAATGCCTCATCGGTTTCTTTCCTCAGCGGAGATCCGCCGCAAACGATCCCTTCCAGCGACGTCAAATCGTAGCCGGCGATGACGCAGTCTTTCGTCATAGCCACCACCAGCGCCGGCACCATCGTAGCGTGCGTCACCCGGAACCTCTCCACGGCGCTCAGCATCGCCTTCATGCTGAACCTCTCCATGATCACCACCGTCTCCGACAGCACCATCGCCCCCAAGCTGAACGTGAACCCGTACACGTGGAAAAACGGCACCGTATAGAGCACCACCGCTGGCTCCTTCCGCTTCTCCCGAACGGTATCGTATCCCGCGGCGATCGCGGTTAAGTTACGGTGCGTGAGCATCACACCCTTTATCGTTCCCGTGGTTCCCGAGGAGTATAGAATCGCTGCCACGTCGGACTGAGTCACTTGCATGTTTGACACGAGTCCCCTCTGATGAGAATCACACCTAAAGTAAAATGTGAGAGTgagatttttttactttaaacaaATGAGCAATATGTGAGGCTTAATATTGAAGTTTGAGTTTAAGTTGTTTTACTCTTGGATGTATTTTGTGTGAATCTGAGACTTCGTGAGCGTGTCGAACTCGGGAGAGTCCAGGAGCACGGTTTTCACTTGAAACTCGCGTGTTTTTTCAACGACGGAGGTTACTGTGAAGACAATTGAGGGGTTGCTGATGTTGAAGAAGCGCGTGAGCTCGGAGCGCGTGGAGAGAGGGTTCGCGGGGGAGACGACCACGCCGAGAGAAAGAAGCGCGAAGCAGAGGATCGGAACTTGGAGAATATTTGGTGAGAGAACGAGCGCTGTGTCGCCTTTGGTGAGTTTGAGGATTGTGGCGAGATTCGAGGCTAGGGTTTTGGCGCGGTGGAGGAGCTCGCCGTAGGAGAGGCGGTGGCCGGTGGCAGAGTCGATAAAGGCGGTGGAGGAGTCCGGGAACTGCGAGTTGCGGCGGAGGAAGAGGGCGAAGGCGGCTGCGGAGACGGCGGCGTTGGGGGGAGGGAGACGGAGAGGGGGCTTGAGGCTGTGGAAAGTTCTGGATTCCCGGTTGAAACCACTTCTTGGATCTGTGACGGGAGACCATATGCTTTTTCTCTGCTCCATGTGAAAGAAGCAAGTGCTTTGGTGAAGGTATTTCTTGTTAACTTATACTACTAGTAACTTGCACTCTCGTGTTCCGCCAACAATGCTATTCTATTGGTGTCTTTCTTTGCAGTTGCACTCTCGTGTTCCGCGGACaatgttattttattgttgTACTTTTTCGCACTGTTTATCGTTCGACctaaaagtttgttttttgttgcttagtatatttttattttgatattgagAGTGtgtttacaatttaaaaattgCTAACAATGCCGTCTTAAAAACGGGAAATTATTAACTAGTCCTAAATTATTACCTGTCAGGAAAAGATTGTTCTAGACCATGGaccaaatttcattaaaaaaaagacaatggaccaaataattaaaatatgaaactcattacatttaatacaattttattaaaaattacatttacatTTAATATGAGACTCATATTACATTTAATTGAAAATGTTCAATTACATGTTCATGtgactaataattaaaatactgtATGAGATACATAACATTTTgtgttttcttaattaattttaaataataaaaaaaacttatttaaaaagaatatatattagATACAATCTGTGTTAAAGGGGAAAGATACAATCTATGGAGAGAGTGTGCACAAACACACAAAGATTATAAGGACCTTGAAAATAGTAAACATGATCTTTGGGTGGAATGAGAAACTCTCACAAAAGGtctttgaaaacttttgaagAATGGGGATTTAAATGACCAACCTCAAGATGTTGTAAAACTTCATGAGGAGATTGACACCTTAAAATTCACATTGGCTAAGTTTGTTAGTGGAATAGAAAGTCTTAACAAACTATTAAGATATTGTAAATGTTCCACAGGAAAATTTGGCAATGGGTATGAGGGAGAAATTTATGTTCGTGATGAAAATATTGTTGTATGTTACTTTTGTGGTAAAGTTGGACATATGACGTCTAAGTGCAGGGATCGACCTAGAAATGGTCATCTAATGCatttaaaactaacaaaaaaggATCACAAaagatttgggtacctaaggAAAAGATAATTCATGTTGCAGATGTCCTTGACAACAGGAAGGAAACACCTATCATGGTACCTAGATAGTGGTTGCTCATGGCGCATGACAGGAGAAAGGTGTATGTTCCAATGCCTGACTCGATCCCTAGTGGAACCATAACTTTTGGAGGGAATAAAAAAGAGCTAATAACAAGAGTGGGTAAGATAGGTATACCGCCATATCATCCtattaataatgttttatttgttgaaaGGTTAAAACACAATCTACTAGTtataagtcaattatgtgacaatggATATAATGTTTCCTTTAACAAGGATGAGTGCATCGTACAGAATAGTGACAAGTCcatacttttttctcttttctactAAGAGGAAAAGTAATCTCTATAAGATTAGACTAGATGAGCTATCAGATCAAAATGTGTCATGCCTACTTTTTGTCAAAGGAGATCACTAGGTATGGCATAAGAAACTTGGCCCTGCAAGCTTGAGGTTAATCTCAAAGCTACAAAAGCATAATCTCGTATGAGGACTACCAAGAATGCATAAAGATAATTTACTTTGTGAAGCTTGTCCAAAAGGGaaacaagttaaaaattatttttttgagcaaaaaaaaattgtttccaccTCAAGACTTTTACAATTGTTACATCTTGATCTATTTGTCCCAACTAGATATGCCTTTATTAGAGGAAAAAGGTATAAACTTGTCATAGTGGACAACTATTCTAGATTGATATGGGTTATGTTCCTAGCCCACAAAGATGATTCTTTTAGAGTCTTCTTTAAATTCTATAAAAGAGtccaaaatggaaaaaaatgcaTTACTTCAGTCGAAAGTGATCATATTGAAGAATTTGACAATAAAAATTTCCAACTATTTTGTGAGCCAAATCATTGGTGATCCAACAAAGAGTATCCAAACTAGAGCTTCACTTAGACTTCAAGGACACACAACATTTATCTTACAAATTGAGCCCAAACACAGAGATATGgcaataagaaaaattataatcaatgaTTGGAAAACCATGCAAGAAGAGCATGACCAGTTCTAGAAAAATGATGTTTGGAAACTAGTAGAACTACCCAAAGACAAGGAATTTGTTGGAGCCAAGTGAGTGTTCAAAAACAAGCTAGACGTGGATGATAAGGTTGTGAGAAACAAGGACAAGTTACTTGCTAAAGGTTACTCACAATAGGAATGTATTAACTATACTGAAACTTATACACTTGTTGCTCGTCTTGAGGCAATATGCATTTTATCGTCATTTGTTGCATATAGAAAGATGAAGCTATACCATATGGGGGTAAAAAGAATTTTGTTCCAGATGTCTATAAAATTCACTAAACATTGTAGCTCAAAATTCGCAGTGACCAATTCTTAGTAATTTTTAtaagttcatatgttcaagttgccagcaccagcgatttcaacctagaaatcaagagtagtgtttatgttgcttaa belongs to Glycine soja cultivar W05 chromosome 5, ASM419377v2, whole genome shotgun sequence and includes:
- the LOC114412288 gene encoding 4-coumarate--CoA ligase-like 9, with translation MEQRKSIWSPVTDPRSGFNRESRTFHSLKPPLRLPPPNAAVSAAAFALFLRRNSQFPDSSTAFIDSATGHRLSYGELLHRAKTLASNLATILKLTKGDTALVLSPNILQVPILCFALLSLGVVVSPANPLSTRSELTRFFNISNPSIVFTVTSVVEKTREFQVKTVLLDSPEFDTLTKSQIHTKYIQECDSHQRGLVSNMQVTQSDVAAILYSSGTTGTIKGVMLTHRNLTAIAAGYDTVREKRKEPAVVLYTVPFFHVYGFTFSLGAMVLSETVVIMERFSMKAMLSAVERFRVTHATMVPALVVAMTKDCVIAGYDLTSLEGIVCGGSPLRKETDEAFKAKFPNVLVMQGYGLTESAVTRTTPEEANQVGATGKLIPNIEAKIVNPETGEAMFPGEQGELWIRGPYVMKGYSGDPKATSATLVDGWLRTGDLCYFDSKGFLYVVDRLKELIKYKGYQVAPAELEELLLSHSEINDAAVIPYPDEVAGQVPMAFVVRQPQSSLGAAEVIDFVAKQVSPYKKIRRVAFVNSIPKNAAGKILRKDLKLALSRL